In one Bordetella pertussis 18323 genomic region, the following are encoded:
- a CDS encoding AmiS/UreI family transporter, which translates to MLLGLTLLYVGAVLFLNGLWLLEKIGDKEIWIINIFSGALTLLVSLRLAFGEDATPLSVRAAALTLLFTFTYIWVALNRYNGADGRGLGWYSLFVALTAVPVALQTLAGATTLWGYWLGLNWVAWAVLWFMFFLLLVKKRPIARATGILTVLEGIVTGWIPGFLLLNGMLA; encoded by the coding sequence ATGTTGCTCGGATTGACACTACTGTATGTCGGCGCGGTGCTGTTCCTCAACGGCCTGTGGCTGCTCGAGAAGATCGGCGACAAGGAGATCTGGATCATCAACATTTTCTCGGGCGCCCTGACCTTGCTGGTGTCGCTGCGCCTGGCCTTCGGCGAGGACGCCACGCCGCTGTCGGTGCGCGCCGCCGCGCTGACGCTGCTGTTCACCTTCACGTATATCTGGGTGGCGCTGAACCGCTACAACGGCGCGGACGGCCGCGGACTGGGCTGGTACAGCCTGTTCGTGGCGCTCACCGCCGTGCCGGTAGCGCTGCAGACGCTGGCCGGCGCCACCACGCTGTGGGGATACTGGCTGGGCCTGAACTGGGTGGCCTGGGCGGTGCTGTGGTTCATGTTCTTCCTGCTGCTGGTCAAGAAGCGGCCCATCGCCCGCGCCACCGGCATCCTGACCGTGCTCGAGGGCATCGTGACCGGATGGATTCCCGGCTTCCTGCTGCTCAACGGCATGCTGGCCTGA
- a CDS encoding NAD-dependent formate dehydrogenase yields MAKILCVLYDDPVGGMPATYARDSLPAIARYPGGATLPTPLALDFTPGHLLGCVSGELGLRPFLQARGHTLVVTADKDGPGSVFERELPDADVVISQPFWPAYLTAARIAKAPRLKLAITAGIGSDHVDLQAAAQHGLTVAEVTYSNSISVSEHVVMMVLALVRNYLPSYQCVLDGGWNIADCVARSYDLEGMQVGAGRIGSAVLRRLKPFDVGLHYTDQHRLPAATEQELGARYHPDAAALAGACDVISLHCPLHPGTEHLFDAAMLARMKRGAYLINTARGKICDRDAVVQALASGQLAGYAGDVWFPQPAPRDHPWRSMPHHGMTPHISGSSLPAQARYAAGTREILECWLDGRAIRTEYLIVDQGRLAGAGAHAYTPGDTTAGSENAARFHP; encoded by the coding sequence ATGGCCAAGATACTTTGCGTCCTGTACGACGACCCGGTCGGCGGCATGCCGGCCACCTATGCGCGCGACAGCCTGCCGGCAATCGCGCGCTACCCCGGCGGCGCCACGCTGCCCACGCCGTTGGCGCTCGACTTCACGCCGGGCCATCTGCTGGGCTGCGTGTCGGGCGAACTGGGCCTGCGCCCCTTCCTGCAGGCGCGCGGCCACACCCTGGTGGTGACTGCGGACAAGGACGGCCCGGGCAGCGTGTTCGAGCGCGAACTGCCCGACGCCGACGTGGTGATCTCGCAGCCGTTCTGGCCGGCCTACCTGACCGCGGCGCGCATCGCCAAGGCCCCGCGCCTGAAGCTGGCCATCACGGCCGGCATCGGCTCGGACCACGTCGACCTGCAGGCCGCCGCGCAACATGGCCTGACCGTCGCCGAGGTGACCTACAGCAACAGCATCAGCGTCTCCGAGCATGTGGTGATGATGGTCCTGGCGCTGGTGCGCAATTACCTGCCCTCGTACCAATGCGTGCTCGACGGCGGCTGGAACATCGCCGATTGCGTGGCGCGCTCGTATGACCTGGAAGGCATGCAGGTAGGCGCGGGCCGCATCGGCAGCGCAGTGCTGCGGCGGCTCAAGCCATTCGACGTGGGGCTGCACTACACCGACCAGCACCGGCTGCCGGCCGCCACCGAACAGGAACTGGGCGCCCGGTACCATCCCGACGCGGCCGCGCTGGCCGGCGCGTGCGACGTGATCTCCCTGCATTGCCCGCTGCACCCGGGCACCGAGCACCTGTTCGACGCCGCCATGCTGGCGCGCATGAAGCGCGGCGCCTATCTCATCAACACCGCGCGCGGCAAGATCTGCGATCGCGACGCGGTGGTCCAGGCCCTGGCCAGCGGCCAGTTGGCCGGCTACGCGGGCGACGTGTGGTTCCCGCAACCGGCCCCGCGCGACCATCCCTGGCGCAGCATGCCGCACCATGGCATGACCCCGCACATCTCGGGCAGCTCGCTGCCGGCGCAGGCCCGCTACGCCGCCGGCACCCGCGAAATCCTCGAATGCTGGCTGGACGGCCGGGCGATCCGCACCGAATACCTGATCGTCGACCAGGGCCGGCTGGCCGGCGCGGGCGCGCATGCTTACACGCCGGGCGACACCACCGCCGGCTCCGAGAACGCCGCCCGGTTCCATCCATAA
- a CDS encoding FmdB family zinc ribbon protein, translated as MPLYDYACPQCGPFRAWRALREAGAPLACPQCGEHAPKAVTAPFLADMNPAVRQAHARNEKSAHEPTVASRPAPGHDHGHGHGHAPVPAGLDPGPWVVSPHRSMVGHH; from the coding sequence ATGCCCCTGTACGACTACGCATGCCCGCAGTGCGGCCCGTTTCGCGCCTGGCGCGCCCTGCGCGAGGCCGGCGCGCCGCTGGCCTGCCCGCAATGCGGCGAACACGCGCCCAAGGCGGTCACCGCGCCGTTCCTGGCCGACATGAATCCGGCCGTGCGCCAGGCGCATGCGCGCAACGAGAAAAGCGCGCACGAGCCGACGGTGGCCAGCCGCCCGGCGCCAGGGCACGACCACGGACACGGGCATGGCCACGCGCCGGTGCCGGCCGGGCTGGACCCGGGTCCGTGGGTGGTCTCGCCGCACCGGTCCATGGTCGGCCATCACTGA
- the fmdA gene encoding formamidase: MAQTAFHVEFNKAPEDQATKTHNRWHPDIPMVEWFNPGDEFRVECYDWTGGQISNDDSANDVRDVDLTRVHYLSGPFGVKGAEPGDLLVVDLLDVGALPESAWGFTGIFARENGGGFLCEHFPDARKACWDFHGIYTTSRHVPNVRWPGIIHPGLIGCLPDRALLERANKREAALLATDPNRVPPLLAPPYADTALMGQMSGEAARKAGAEAWRTVPPREHGGNCDIKNLSRGSRVYFPVYVKGGGLSMGDIHWSQGDGEITFCGAIEMAGFLDIRVDLIKDGINKYGIVNPIFKPSPIEPHFAEYLVFEGISVDEHTGEQYYLDAHVAYRRACLNAIEYLKKFGYTSEQAYIILGTAPVEGRISGIVDIPNACCTLAIPTEIFDFDIRPNAAGPSAKVGKAKVAVTS, encoded by the coding sequence ATGGCACAAACCGCATTTCATGTCGAATTCAACAAGGCGCCGGAAGACCAGGCGACCAAGACCCACAACCGCTGGCACCCGGATATTCCCATGGTCGAATGGTTCAATCCGGGCGACGAGTTCCGCGTCGAATGCTACGACTGGACCGGCGGGCAGATCAGCAACGACGACAGCGCCAACGACGTGCGCGACGTCGACCTCACGCGCGTGCACTACCTGAGCGGGCCGTTCGGGGTCAAGGGCGCCGAGCCGGGCGACCTGCTGGTGGTCGACCTGCTGGATGTCGGCGCGCTGCCGGAGTCGGCCTGGGGCTTTACCGGCATTTTCGCGCGCGAGAACGGCGGCGGCTTCCTGTGCGAACACTTCCCCGACGCGCGCAAGGCGTGCTGGGACTTCCATGGCATCTACACCACCTCGCGCCACGTGCCCAACGTGCGCTGGCCGGGCATCATCCATCCGGGGCTGATCGGCTGCCTGCCCGACCGGGCGCTGCTGGAGCGCGCCAACAAGCGCGAAGCGGCGCTGCTGGCGACCGACCCGAACCGCGTGCCGCCGCTGCTGGCGCCGCCCTACGCCGACACCGCGCTGATGGGCCAGATGAGCGGCGAGGCCGCCCGCAAGGCCGGCGCCGAGGCGTGGCGCACGGTGCCGCCGCGCGAACACGGCGGCAACTGCGACATCAAGAACCTGTCGCGCGGCTCGCGCGTGTACTTCCCGGTGTACGTCAAGGGCGGCGGCCTGTCGATGGGCGACATCCACTGGTCGCAGGGCGACGGCGAGATCACGTTCTGCGGCGCCATCGAAATGGCGGGCTTTCTCGATATACGGGTCGACCTGATCAAGGACGGCATCAACAAGTACGGCATCGTCAACCCGATATTCAAGCCCAGCCCGATCGAGCCGCACTTCGCCGAATACCTCGTGTTCGAGGGCATCTCGGTCGACGAGCATACCGGCGAGCAGTACTACCTGGACGCCCACGTAGCGTACCGGCGCGCCTGCCTGAACGCCATCGAATACCTGAAGAAATTCGGCTACACCAGCGAGCAGGCCTACATCATCCTGGGCACGGCCCCGGTCGAAGGCCGCATCAGCGGCATCGTCGACATCCCCAACGCATGCTGCACGCTGGCCATCCCGACCGAGATCTTCGATTTCGACATCCGGCCCAACGCGGCAGGCCCGTCGGCCAAGGTGGGCAAGGCCAAGGTCGCCGTCACCAGCTGA
- a CDS encoding type II secretion system F family protein, with protein sequence MGARPVHGAAGAGAMIWLAMGMAMAAAAWLAWRVLAWSGPAARRYRAVYTQQAGAHLSEVFLFVDPAQLWAAALAMAAAGGAGAWVFSGSAWLAAVAAVALLRLPHLLLGAARRRRLRQLERQLPGALVAMACALRAGAGIAAALRQLVEHGEAPLAQEFGLLLREQRMGVSFDAALARLARRASFESMALVAAALRVAAHTGGNLAETLEGIAQTVSARLQLQDRVRALCAQGRMQAWIVGALPPVLMGVLGRLQPEAMAALWHTLYGWAALALIVVLEGTGIWLIRRIVAIDV encoded by the coding sequence ATGGGCGCGCGGCCCGTTCACGGGGCAGCCGGAGCCGGCGCCATGATCTGGCTGGCCATGGGCATGGCGATGGCGGCGGCGGCATGGCTGGCCTGGCGGGTACTGGCCTGGTCGGGACCCGCGGCAAGGCGCTATCGCGCCGTGTACACGCAACAGGCCGGGGCGCACTTGAGCGAAGTATTCCTGTTCGTCGACCCGGCCCAGTTGTGGGCGGCGGCGTTGGCGATGGCGGCCGCGGGCGGGGCGGGGGCCTGGGTATTTTCGGGTAGCGCCTGGCTGGCGGCGGTGGCCGCCGTGGCCTTGCTGCGCTTGCCGCACCTGCTGTTGGGCGCCGCGCGGCGACGCCGCCTGCGCCAGCTCGAGCGGCAGCTGCCGGGGGCATTGGTGGCCATGGCGTGCGCCTTGCGCGCCGGCGCCGGCATTGCCGCGGCGTTGCGCCAGCTGGTGGAGCATGGCGAGGCGCCGTTGGCCCAGGAGTTCGGGCTGCTGTTGCGCGAGCAGCGCATGGGCGTGTCGTTCGACGCGGCGCTCGCGCGCCTGGCGCGCCGCGCCTCGTTCGAGTCGATGGCGCTGGTTGCGGCGGCCTTGCGCGTGGCGGCCCACACCGGCGGCAATCTGGCCGAGACCCTGGAAGGCATTGCCCAGACGGTATCGGCCCGGCTGCAGTTGCAGGATCGCGTGCGCGCCCTGTGCGCCCAGGGACGCATGCAGGCCTGGATCGTCGGCGCCTTGCCGCCCGTCCTGATGGGCGTGCTCGGACGCCTGCAGCCCGAGGCGATGGCGGCGCTGTGGCATACGTTGTACGGGTGGGCGGCGCTGGCCCTGATCGTCGTGCTGGAAGGGACCGGCATCTGGCTGATCCGCCGCATCGTCGCCATCGACGTTTGA
- a CDS encoding IS481-like element IS481 family transposase has translation MNTHKHARLTFLRRLEMVQQLIAHQVCVPEAARAYGVTAPTVRKWLGRFLAQGQAGLADASSRPTVSPRAIAPAKALAIVELRRKRLTQARIAQALGVSASTVSRVLARAGLSHLADLEPAEPVVRYEHQAPGDLLHIDIKKLGRIQRPGHRVTGNRRDTVEGAGWDFVFVAIDDHARVAFTDIHPDERFPSAVQFLKDAVAYYQRLGVTIQRLLTDNGSAFRSRAFAALCHELGIKHRFTRPYRPQTNGKAERFIQSALREWAYAHTYQNSQHRADAMKSWLHHYNWHRPHQGIGRAVPISRLNLDEYNLLTVHS, from the coding sequence ATGAACACCCATAAGCATGCCCGATTGACCTTCCTACGTCGACTCGAAATGGTCCAGCAATTGATCGCCCATCAAGTTTGTGTGCCTGAAGCGGCCCGCGCCTATGGGGTCACCGCGCCGACTGTGCGCAAATGGCTGGGCCGCTTCCTGGCTCAGGGCCAGGCGGGCTTGGCCGATGCGTCCTCGCGCCCGACGGTCTCGCCCCGAGCGATTGCGCCGGCCAAGGCGCTGGCTATCGTGGAGCTGCGCCGCAAGCGGCTGACCCAAGCGCGCATCGCCCAGGCGCTGGGCGTGTCAGCCAGCACCGTCAGCCGCGTCCTGGCCCGCGCCGGTCTGTCGCACCTGGCCGACCTGGAGCCGGCCGAGCCGGTGGTGCGCTACGAGCATCAGGCCCCCGGCGATCTGCTGCACATCGACATCAAGAAGCTGGGACGTATCCAGCGCCCTGGCCACCGGGTCACGGGCAACCGACGCGATACCGTTGAGGGGGCCGGCTGGGACTTCGTCTTCGTGGCCATCGATGACCACGCCCGCGTGGCCTTCACCGACATCCACCCCGACGAGCGCTTCCCCAGCGCCGTCCAGTTCCTCAAGGACGCAGTGGCCTACTACCAGCGCCTGGGCGTGACCATCCAGCGCTTGCTCACCGACAATGGCTCGGCCTTTCGCAGCCGCGCCTTCGCCGCGCTGTGCCATGAGCTGGGCATCAAGCACCGCTTTACCCGACCTTACCGCCCACAGACCAATGGCAAGGCCGAACGCTTCATCCAGTCGGCCTTGCGTGAGTGGGCTTACGCTCACACCTACCAGAACTCCCAACACCGAGCCGATGCCATGAAATCCTGGCTACACCACTACAACTGGCATCGACCCCACCAAGGCATCGGGCGCGCTGTACCCATCTCCAGACTCAACCTGGACGAATACAACCTATTGACAGTTCACAGCTAG
- a CDS encoding GFA family protein yields MLNGSCLCGRVAYTVDGPLADVVNCHCAMCRKAHGAAFRTRATVRAEHFAFVRGESDITWYSSSPGNYRGFCSACGTPLLSRFDQTPDVYALPLGALDDDPGVKAACHVYVAHKAPWHDITDDLPRHPEGRPGH; encoded by the coding sequence ATGCTCAACGGTTCCTGCCTGTGCGGCCGGGTGGCCTACACCGTCGACGGCCCGCTGGCCGATGTGGTCAATTGCCATTGCGCCATGTGCCGCAAGGCCCATGGCGCCGCGTTCCGCACGCGCGCCACGGTGCGGGCCGAGCATTTCGCCTTTGTCCGTGGCGAAAGCGACATCACCTGGTACAGCTCCTCGCCGGGCAATTACCGCGGTTTCTGCAGCGCCTGCGGCACCCCGCTGCTCAGCCGCTTCGACCAGACGCCCGATGTCTACGCGCTGCCCCTGGGCGCGCTGGACGACGACCCCGGCGTCAAGGCGGCCTGCCACGTCTACGTCGCCCACAAGGCGCCGTGGCACGACATCACGGATGACCTCCCGCGGCATCCCGAGGGCCGCCCCGGGCACTGA